The genomic segment CTGAACTCATCCACAGAGTAAGGAGTGtacactggagaggagagaaagagaatatacactgagtgtacaaaacattatgaacaccttaccatgacatagactgaccagatgaatccaggtgaaagctatgatcccttattgatgtcctttgttaaatccacttcaatcagcttagatgaagaggaggagacaggttaaagaaggatttttaagccttgagacaattaagacatggattgtgtatgtgtgccattcagagtgtgaatgggcacgacaaaatatttaagtgcctttgaacggggtacgcACACACCAgtttttgtcaagaactgcaatgctgctgggttttccacactcaacagtttcctgtgtgtatcaacaatggtccaccacccaaaggaaatccagccaacttgacacaactgtgggaagcattggagtcaacattggccaggatccatgtggaacgcttttaacaccttgtagaatccatgtccCAACGaatggaggctgttctgagggcaaaagggggggtgcaactcaatattaagaaggtgttcttaatgttttgtacacacagtgtATATAACCCTAAATATTTCTTCCAATAGTTATTTCCTTTTTTAAAGATTACAATTTCAGAAAAATGTAACATTTCAAAGTCCTGTACCTGGTGCCACTCTCCTGTCCATCTCACTGACGTGTTCCTTGACGAGGCCGGTGTTCAGGTTCATAATGAATCGTCCGGAGGGCTCTGTTCCCTGTCTACGTTCCTCCACTGTGTGTATACTTTggaatctgtctctctcatcCTGAGGTATCTGTTTATTGCTTCTCTCCAACAGGCCTGATGATGCATCTGCTCCTGATGTCCACCAGAGTTTTCTGGGAGTTCTCGGTTCCCTGTCTGAACTCATCCACAGAGGAAGGAGTgtacactggagaggagaggagcaggggagaaagACAATATATAAAacccaaaatgtaaaaaataactaACATTTCTGGATAATGTAACATTTCAAAGCCCTGTACCTGGTGCCACTCTCCTGTCCATCTCACTGACGTGTTCCTTGACGAGGCCGGTGTTCAGGTCCATGATGAAGCGTCTGAGGGCTCTGTTCCCTGTCTGCGTTCCTCCACTGGGACGCTCCCGGGCCAAACCAGGACCTTGGGATCCTGAAGGCTACCTCTAGGGGGTGCCACTACATCATCCCTCAGTGGTGCAGCATGGAGACCTGGGGGGACACAACATACAATCAGTAAACATTATCATCTAGAGAAAAAGTGGGGGGAGGCAAGGTCAgattcatacatacacacacacacttgcaaaaATAAACATactcatgcacgcacacacatgcacatgggcACACACACCCTACATGCATGCATGCCAGCCCACAAACACACtgcccttgaactttgaccttgtGCGCTGATTTTGATCAGATAAGAACATACATAGAGAAGGAACCGCTGCCCTATTGGTACAATTATTAACCACTGTGCCAGAAAAATGGtctagtgtaacagtatagcttcagtCCGTCTCCTTGCTCCAACCTGGGCTTgaggcttgaaccagggaccttctgcacacatcaacaactaacacccacaaagcatcgttacccatcgcgccacaaaagccacggcccttgcagagcaaggggaacaactacttcaggtctcagagcgagtgacgtcacccgattgaaacgcaaTTAGCGCGcatcaccgctaactaactagccatttcacatcggttacactagcatGACAAGAATTTATTGTAAAAAAGTCCAAAAGAGCAAGGAATAAGTCCAACATTACAGTACATTGATATAGTGAAATGTAGGAATTTTGCACAAACAGCCTATACTGTAGTATTTCAGTTATTCTCAATTTGAAGAAATCTCGTCTatcaaatttaaaaaaattaataaacaTTCAAAACTTTCAGATTCTTGCTTGACAAAGCCAGGAGCAACAACGTAAACGTCAACATCCTGTGAACAAGACAAGTAGCAAAGAAGAGAAAAAATGGATGAGAGAGAATAAGTACACTGATGGTGTCTAAATGTACACGGTGTCTAAATGTATACACTGTATCTACCTAATTCAGACAGGTAATCTCACCTGTTGGTTGTAGGGTGAATCCAGCTGTGCTAGTGCTCTGTGACTGTTCTCAATCTAAaagtctcactgtctctcttacCTTTTAGTCCAAGTACCTCTGTCCAGTTTACCAGCGCCTAAACCTCTCCCTTCACTTAGATAATGTTTCGACCTCAGTGTCTATTTAACATTGAGTTCTAAGTACGTGAGTAGCTAGCCTAcattgactgtgtgtctgtgtcaaatACGGTTTCctttaataaataatatatatactgtctatatgccatttagtagacgctcaGTCTGTGTATCTTTGTTTGTGTGCATTGAGTGTGCGTAGTTGTATTTCACTTACCTGTATGGTGAACAGTTGGAGGTTTCGAGACTCAGAAAGTGATTTGAGGAAAGAAAAGACTCACTGGTCAATAAGTATTCAGCTGCAGCAATAAAGATGATAAGGGGCGTATACTCGCTGATATTAACACAAACAGTTCAAATGAAATCCCAAGTTCAAGAACATTGGGAAACAGCAGCAATCCCATTACTTCTTAtaaaccttttggagtgccacCGTATCCCAATGTTTTTTAACTTGGGATTTCATTGGAAGGCATTGTCAGGTATTGGCAAGGCATCCAGCTAATAAAGCGAGATAGCGCACTTGTTACCCACTCCACAATAGCACGAACAGTATcgattgaattttttttttttatatcagtaACAATTGATCAAATCACTTTATTCCATTTAAACTGCCCTGAGTAAGCCACTAAAATGATAACACATATCTGGTATGCTACGCCATGTAGAATCTTATGTATGAATGGAAATGGAGACTTGTGGTATTTAATTCTTCCCATAATGAGTTTTGAGTAATAATTTCCCTTTCAGCTCATATACAGATTTTGAGGATAACAGTACTTTTCAAGACCACAGCAGACAACTTTAAAACTAGTTTTCAAAATCGTCATGCACCATGCGCTAACATTTGGATACATTATGGAATAAATTATATAATACATTAGAATACATGAAAACTATTCACTGCCCCGAAAAAGACCCCAAGAAAACTCTTGTGATTGGTCACGTAAGGTCACGTGAGAGTGCATGTCAGAATTTGCTCCaggaagttattttgagatctttaaataaaaagtaaaacCTTGCGCTTTGTCTTTGAAATAGTCCAGAGGCTAAGCTTATTGCATTGAAACAAATTAGATATATTTCAGGTTTCTTTTCCAAAGTGATAGTGTAGCAGTATGGCCTCCATTTAGCAGTAGCTAAGATGTTATGCAATAAACGTGACACCGACCGAGCAGCGGTGTCTGCTGGTTACGCAAAGGGCTAGATATAGCCATTTTAGCTGCATTTAGCATGAAGTTAGCTTGTTTTGTCAGTACTGTATAGCAGTCTCAAACAAGGCGAAATCGGACTCTCTTCCCCGCCGTTTAAGATATATTTTAAACGTCATCGCCAAGCAATGGCTCTGATGACATCGGTAAGAAGACTATTTCATGTTTCGTTCCGAGAAAATTCTCTACGACGAACAGAAGCACTCATTTCAGCGACAAACACAACGTCGGGGAGCTTATCATTGGCCGGTCAGAGAATGGCCAGTATTCGTGTAAGGGATTTTAGCACCAACACACAACCTCTTAGGTAAGGAGTCGTGTCATCATGTCCCCAAACGTACTTAACTTGCTAGCTATAAAGGTATACACGCTTAGTTAGGCTACTTGCTAACTAGTCATATTGGCTACCTTAACTATTTCATGTTAGGAAGAATGCTAACGTTAACAAACTTGTTAGTATCGCATCAAATAAGCCAATAACTGAAGGCTAACTTCAGCAGAAAGGCTTGTTGCGTAATCATTGTGTCAGTACTCGATGTGTTTGATCGAACCAACTAGGTAACTATCATTTCTTAGAACTGTGTGTTTAATCATAACTTCCAAACTTGCAGCAGTGTGACGaaaaagtcagtcagtcagtcactcaataACCCCTTCTGGTTGAAAATGATGAGCAACCGTTAACCatctgtcttgccaactccttccTCAGTAACACcgatctatttaatcaatttattAACCATGACACGCTGCCTGTAACCTTATGTACATCTCATCATTTGAAAATCATGTGCAAATCAATTAATTTGCAAACTGTCACCATTGTACAGCTAGGTACAACTGACTGATCATTCTGGCAGATAAGCACCATCAAACCAGGGCTCTGTTCAGGATCTCTAAACAGTTGTTGGACTAGGACATTGCTGGATTGCTTGTGGGACTAGTTACTCACTGTATAGTATGGAACGACTGTATAAATATTGTTCAACACAACCTGGAATGGATGTCAAAGCTAAAGCTATTGGATCTGTGTGCAGAAACCCGAAACCAATACACCTTCAAAAACAGCCTGTACATTCGCAACCAAGTTCTGAGAGGGCGTTACCTAGTCAATGGGAGTTACCCATTTCCCACATACAATACAAAGTCCTTGAGCATCTGGAAAGTGTTATGTTAATCCAATGTGTTCCCAATTCCCAGCATGACCACAGCTACTGTCTGTAATTACACCCTtatgtctgtttctgtgcagAGCTGACAATAAGGTGACGGTCCACTTCATCAATCGAGATGGAGAGAAGATCTCTGTCAAAGGCTCTCCTGGAGACTCTCTCCTAGATGTCATTATCGACCAGGACCTCGATTTTGATGGGTTCGGTGAGCTGGGTTACGTTAATGTGGTTAAGTGAATTAATACGGTTGTTTATTGTAGGTTTCGCCTGCTCTCTCACTCAGTGGGATGTtttgatctctctgtctctctctctgtgtgtttgtctctctgtctgtcaggcgCATGTGAGGGGACACTGGCCTGTTCTACCTGTCACCTGATCTTTGAGGAAGACGTGTATAATCAGCTGGGCCCCATTACTGACGAGGAGATGGATATGTTGGACCTGGCCTACGGACTCACAGACacgtgagacacacacacgaatTGGAGGCCCATTGATTGGACGCACAAgtgaaatgacacacacacactgccaccagTGTAACCAGAGTGTTATGCTGTTCAGCGTTGATTTATAATGAGATTAGGAGGTAATCATTGTGAGGAACAAGAACAGAGGGATAAACACACAATGGCACATGCTTGCCTTGTACTGTTGTTAGCCTGCTTTCCAACCAATCGGAAGGGGATTTGAGTTCTGTGTTGCTGGTTTAGGTAGAGCAACATGAGAAGGGTGACGGTCATGACCTCACTAATCATATTAGCTGAGTGTTGACTGAACCCCTTGTGACACTGGCCCACTTCACTTCTGTTGTCCCAAAACGTTACCCCCTAAACACAGATCTTGAATAAGTTGACCTCCTCACTCTCCAACTTCAATTATCCAATTGTTTCAAGTGGATCCATTTTGGTTAGGTCATAGCGTTGTGACGTTTTAAAATATGTTTGTCAtaatcttctttttttttttttttttcctctctctttctgccagGTCCCGCCTGGGTTGCCAGATCTGCCTGACCAGGTCCCTGGAAGGCATGACAGCGAGGGTGCCTGAGAGTGTGGCAGACATCCGACAGAGTGGAGACGGGTCCTCATAACCAGAGTAATAGATGTACTGAAATTTGCCCAAATCAATGCTTTATTTCAACACTAGCATGACCAAATAATACCCAATTCTAAGTGGTATGCTGGTATAAATGTTGAAATGGAAGACACTGTATTTATACAGATGATGAGATATTAACATTTGAATGAGTCCCCATCGTCACAGTTTTACATTCACTTTATAcagggaacaatgggaaagttggCAAATAATTCCTCTGTGCCAAGCAGGTTCTGGAGAATAGAAGAAAGTTTAGGTGGAAGTCTCCAGTCAGCCCCCCCAGTCCTTAACGGTTGTGAAGTAgtatatactgaacagaaatattaaTGCAACAatctcaaagattttactgagttacagttgatatgaggaaatctgtcaattgaaataaataaattaggtcctaatctatggatttcacatgactgggaatacagatatgcatctgttagttaTAGACATTTTATTAGAAATGGGCCTCGGGATCTCATCACTgtgtttctgtgcattcaaattgccatcgataaaatgcaattgtttttgttgtctgtagcttatgcccgcccataccataaccccaccgccaccatggggcactctgttcacaaagttgacatTAGCAAGCCGCCCgaccacacgatgccatacacatggtctgcggttgtgaggccggttggacattctgccaaattctctaaaacaatgttggaggcagcttatgttaGAGAGATGAACATTCtaatatctggcaacagctctgatggacctTCCTGCGGTCAGCCTGCCAATTGCAAGCTCCTTCAAACTtggagacatctgtgacattgtgttgtgtgacgaaACTGCACATagtagagtgaccttttattgtcccccagcacaaggtgcacctgtgtaatgatcgtgtttaatcagtttcttgatatgccacacctgtcaggtggatagattatcttggcaaaggagaaatgctcaccaacagggatgtaaacaaatgtatgcacacaatttgagagaaataacctttttgtgcatatggaagatTTATGGGATCTTTtctttcagcttatgaaacatgggaccaatattttacatgttgcatttatatttttgatctgTGTAGATGTTCTCCAGTGAATGTAAGGGGTTATGATGATCACTTTCATAGTCCACTACCTCCCTGGTGAGTACTTAGAAATAACACATTCAAATAGTTGTTTTTTGTGCTATTACCAATTACCAATACACATGACCAATTGTATTGAATTCTTTAAAATAAGTACCAAGAAGTGCAGCTTGTCACCATGTCGTTTCTGAGTAAATACCAACTGAAACGGGATTGTAAAGTCACCCATCCAGACTTCAGAATGACACCCATTAATATGGCCAGAGGCAAGACTGGTTAGGATGCCTTATCTTGTCATTTCTATGGCCACCCTAGCCTTTGTTTTATCAAGTTGTGTACCCTTACTGTCTTTAGTGTTGTCCTACCACTCGTGTAGCCAAATATTCATTTCATATTCCACGTGATTGTAAATAGCATTCATCTGTgtatagtcagagaaatgctgtgtAAAAATAGACTATTTCTAATTAGTCTGTCCCATGTCCTGTTGTTGGCTCTAAAGAGAAACCACCCTCAAGGGAATATACTAACATTATGTATTGCACAACCATAGAAAATTGATCCTCCAACATGTTCTTTAATGAGAAAATGACACACAGCAGGAAGGGGTATTACTTCAGTCCTTCATATGCTTCACTCCTCTTAATGTATACTGAAAATATAAACgctacaatttcaaagattttactgagttagttcatatgaggaaatctgtcaatttaaataaatgaggccctaatctatggatttcacatgactgggaatacagatatgcatctgttggtcagataCTTTAAAAGAAATGGGCCTCGGGATCTCAttacggtatttctgtgcattcaaattgctgtcgattaaaatgcaattgtgtttgttgtctgtagcttatgcctgcccataccataaccccaccaccaccatggggcactctgttcacaacgttgacatcagcaaaccgctcgcccacatgacgccatacacgtggtctacggttgtgaggccggttggatgttctgccaaattctctaaaacaatgttggaggcagcttatggtagagaaattaacattctattctctggcaacagctctggtggacctttctgcagtcagcatgccaattgcaagctcctTCAAACTTGGAGACATCTGTGACGTGTGACAAAACCGCTTTTtagagtggacttttattgtccccaacacaaggtgcagctgtgtaatgatcatgctgtttaatcagcttcttgatatg from the Salmo salar chromosome ssa17, Ssal_v3.1, whole genome shotgun sequence genome contains:
- the LOC106575522 gene encoding adrenodoxin, coding for MALMTSVRRLFHVSFRENSLRRTEALISATNTTSGSLSLAGQRMASIRVRDFSTNTQPLRADNKVTVHFINRDGEKISVKGSPGDSLLDVIIDQDLDFDGFGACEGTLACSTCHLIFEEDVYNQLGPITDEEMDMLDLAYGLTDTSRLGCQICLTRSLEGMTARVPESVADIRQSGDGSS